CGGGCTGGCGTCAATCGCGGTGAAGCCGATGCGCTTGGCGCGCAGCAGGCGGCCCACCACCTGCCCCACGCGGCCGAAGCCGGCGATGATGACGGGGTTGTCCTCCGTGGGCGCCACGTCGAACTCGCGCCCCGAGGCTTTCGGCTGGAAGCGCGGGCGCACCCAGCGCTCGTGCGCGGCATACAGCACCGGCGTGGTGGCCATGGACAGGCCCACCACCACCACGAGCAGCTCCGACAGCGAGCGCTCCATGACGTGCTGGGCGGTGGCGAGCGAGAAGAGCACGAAGGCGAACTCACCGCCCTGGGAGATGACGACGGCCAGGTCGAGCGCCGGCTCACGCCGCCCCAGGGCCATCCGCCCCAGCCCGTAGAGCACCGCGCCCTTGAGGGCCACCAGCCCCAGCACCAGCCCGAAGACGAGCAGCGGCTTCTGGAGGATGAGGCTCAGGTTCACGGACATGCCCACGCTGATGAAGAACAGGCCCATCAGCAGGCCCTTGAAGGGCGCCAGGTCCGCTTCCAGCTCGTGGCGGTACTCGGAGTCCGCCAGCAGCACGCCCGCGAGGAAGGCCCCCAGCGCCATGGACAGGCCCACCGCGTTGACCAGCGACGCGGTGCCCACCACCAGCAGCAGCGCGGTGGCGGTGAACAGCTCCTGGCTGTGGGTGGCGGCCACGGCGCGGAACACCGGGCGCACCAGGTAGCGGCCGCTCAGCACCACCGCCAGCAGCACGCCCACGTCCTTCAGGAGCAGGAGCCACACCGGCCCCGGGGAGGGCGCGCCGCCGTCACCCAGCAGCGGCAGCAGGGCCAGCAGCGGCACCACGGCCAGGTCCTGGAAGAGGAGGATGCCGAAGGCCAGCTGGCCATACGGCGTGGTGAGCCGGTTGCGCTCGGCCAGCAGTTGCAGCGCGAAGGCGGTGGAGG
This genomic stretch from Myxococcus virescens harbors:
- a CDS encoding monovalent cation:proton antiporter-2 (CPA2) family protein, whose amino-acid sequence is MSFLQQALVFLAAAVLAVPLSRRLGLGSVLGYLAAGAVIGPWGLKLISDVEHIFHVAELGVVLLLFVIGLELQPSRLWALRRSVFGLGGAQVLLTGALLAGVGLLCGLTWGAAIVTGFGLSLSSTAFALQLLAERNRLTTPYGQLAFGILLFQDLAVVPLLALLPLLGDGGAPSPGPVWLLLLKDVGVLLAVVLSGRYLVRPVFRAVAATHSQELFTATALLLVVGTASLVNAVGLSMALGAFLAGVLLADSEYRHELEADLAPFKGLLMGLFFISVGMSVNLSLILQKPLLVFGLVLGLVALKGAVLYGLGRMALGRREPALDLAVVISQGGEFAFVLFSLATAQHVMERSLSELLVVVVGLSMATTPVLYAAHERWVRPRFQPKASGREFDVAPTEDNPVIIAGFGRVGQVVGRLLRAKRIGFTAIDASPEQIDFMKRFGSQVFYGDASRLDLLRAARADKAKVFVLAIDDIEASLRTARAVQQHFPHLILFARARNRVHAYELLDMGIDRVMRETFLDSLEMGTGVLQELGLTYSESRRAQERMMEHDERLLRETARFHRDEQKLVELADKARKELESLFEKDEAEHPDRTS